In the genome of Paenibacillus pabuli, one region contains:
- a CDS encoding carbohydrate-binding family 9-like protein gives MNQSGVPEPRIEYAPKHYICKRAKEPLVLDGRIDKAFWNAADWTDDFVDIEGDLRPKPGKQTRVKMLWDNDYFYFAAELIEDQIWATLTERDSVIFYDNDFEIFIDPDGDTHQYYEFEINALNTVWDLLLVKPYRDGGPPVNGWDISGLKTAVHIDGELNTPGADNRKWSVEVAIPWTSLKECAEGSRPPAPGEFWRVNFSRVEWQTEVQDGEYRKVLNPDTGKPYPEDNWVWSPMGIINMHYPELWGYVVFSDDGTDQFFELPEDERIKWELRRLYYRERNYYEAHGEFTQDVKLLMGDESLICQPVIETTRSLFQITAPSSDGTAVICIREDGKLWKE, from the coding sequence ATGAACCAAAGTGGAGTACCTGAGCCAAGAATTGAGTATGCTCCCAAACATTATATATGCAAGCGTGCGAAGGAACCGCTGGTGCTGGACGGCCGCATAGACAAGGCATTCTGGAATGCTGCTGATTGGACGGATGATTTCGTTGATATCGAAGGGGATCTTCGGCCGAAGCCTGGAAAACAGACCCGGGTAAAAATGCTGTGGGATAACGACTATTTCTACTTTGCAGCCGAACTGATTGAAGATCAGATCTGGGCTACATTGACCGAGCGGGATTCTGTTATTTTCTACGACAATGATTTTGAGATTTTTATCGATCCCGACGGGGATACCCATCAATATTATGAGTTCGAGATCAATGCGCTCAATACGGTATGGGACCTGTTATTGGTGAAGCCATATCGGGATGGTGGACCTCCAGTCAACGGTTGGGATATCAGCGGTCTCAAGACGGCCGTACATATCGATGGGGAGTTGAACACACCTGGCGCCGATAACCGGAAATGGAGTGTCGAGGTCGCGATTCCCTGGACCAGTCTAAAAGAATGTGCCGAAGGCAGCCGTCCGCCTGCACCGGGTGAGTTCTGGCGTGTTAACTTCTCGCGTGTGGAATGGCAGACCGAGGTGCAGGATGGGGAATACCGCAAGGTGCTAAATCCGGATACAGGCAAACCTTATCCGGAAGACAACTGGGTCTGGTCGCCCATGGGTATTATTAACATGCATTATCCGGAGTTATGGGGCTATGTCGTATTTTCGGATGACGGAACGGATCAGTTCTTTGAGCTGCCGGAAGACGAACGAATCAAGTGGGAGCTTCGCAGACTCTACTACCGTGAACGCAATTATTATGAAGCCCATGGTGAATTCACACAGGATGTGAAGTTACTTATGGGGGATGAATCATTGATTTGCCAGCCTGTCATTGAAACGACTCGCAGCCTGTTTCAGATTACTGCGCCTTCCTCGGACGGCACGGCTGTAATCTGTATTCGGGAAGACGGAAAGCTGTGGAAGGAGTGA
- a CDS encoding transglutaminase domain-containing protein: MTSQTLVFSMDAQALERIEQKFQEKVRFAEARKDKLFHVFQQPLTEEEAWALKYVYAYMPVNDLADYDGELFLSHVRRALDIRKRVPWGERVPDHLFLHFVLPYRINTENIEDFRGIIFDELAERTAKLSMADAILETNYWCHEKATYIGSDLRTISPLSMIRNARGRCGEESTLAVAALRSIGIPARQVYTPRWAHCDSNHAWVEAWADGQWYYIGACEPEAGLNQGWFSPPARRAMLINTRIFADYPGPEDITLSEKGYTEINLLENYAPVHTIGVKVINEQGEPVPEASVRFELYNSAEFYPIAEIKTDTQGDASFKTGHGDLVIRAVRGSKWGEILFKAQDGDHVEIVLDSSEQPSGVVDFDMVPPPEGEGEVVTALPEEKIRDHNRRLEEGTKIRSEYEDTFLSEEEASALARSAELPPERVWDILQKARGNSHEIAAFLEECSGEFGEWPLRLLESMNEKDLIDTYRPTLDDHLLGALSQRGQWTEETFVKYILCPRVSYEMLVPYRSVFLNAYSEQEAAAFREDPLMLAQLLEQSYEYHEDLPNLKGKGNPAGTYSLMKGDPQSLDILFVAVCRSLGIPARLHPSEQKPQYFSGKGWKDAVFSRASSRNEDSSGWGMLHLLNDSEAREDAPAASYAENFTFARLEDGVYKTLIYPDGHSDVYSDPFEVEPGAYRLTTGIRLKDGTVRVRFIYCTVRAGDTTEVVLTYREPEVDIPLLGKLANGSVLTRMDGSEVVLEELLGSEGAIAAWIEPEREPTKHLIRELCELAEPLNKLGLPIVLVIGDMEWNASFDPVSYPKLPERTIFVRDSSYAALSGFISKPAAHEAGYPHLFVLDHQDQIRYSASGYRIGTGKESLQIAAAISLSGREE, translated from the coding sequence ATGACCAGCCAAACATTGGTGTTCTCGATGGATGCACAAGCATTGGAGCGGATCGAGCAGAAGTTCCAGGAGAAGGTACGTTTTGCAGAGGCCCGCAAAGATAAACTGTTTCATGTGTTTCAGCAGCCATTAACTGAAGAAGAGGCATGGGCTTTGAAATATGTGTATGCCTACATGCCGGTGAACGACCTGGCTGATTATGATGGAGAACTGTTCCTCAGTCATGTGCGCCGGGCACTGGACATTCGCAAGCGAGTGCCTTGGGGGGAGCGTGTACCAGATCATTTGTTTCTGCATTTTGTGCTCCCCTATCGAATCAATACAGAGAATATTGAAGATTTCCGCGGCATTATCTTTGACGAATTGGCTGAACGGACAGCGAAGTTATCCATGGCGGATGCCATTCTGGAGACCAATTACTGGTGTCATGAGAAAGCGACTTATATTGGCAGCGATCTGCGAACGATCTCGCCACTGTCGATGATTCGGAATGCCCGCGGTCGATGCGGCGAGGAGTCTACGCTGGCTGTAGCCGCTCTCCGAAGCATCGGCATACCTGCCCGTCAGGTCTACACACCGCGCTGGGCTCACTGTGACAGCAATCATGCTTGGGTGGAAGCATGGGCAGACGGCCAATGGTATTACATTGGGGCATGCGAGCCGGAAGCCGGATTGAATCAAGGGTGGTTCAGTCCGCCAGCACGCAGGGCCATGCTGATTAATACGAGGATTTTTGCCGACTATCCGGGACCAGAGGATATAACGCTCTCCGAGAAGGGATATACGGAGATCAATTTGCTGGAGAACTACGCGCCAGTGCACACCATAGGCGTGAAGGTAATCAATGAGCAGGGTGAGCCTGTGCCTGAAGCGAGTGTCCGATTTGAGCTGTACAATAGTGCTGAATTTTATCCCATCGCCGAAATCAAGACTGACACACAAGGAGATGCCTCATTTAAGACAGGTCATGGTGACCTAGTAATTCGTGCGGTTCGTGGCAGCAAGTGGGGTGAAATTCTATTCAAAGCTCAGGACGGCGATCATGTTGAGATCGTGTTGGACTCGTCAGAGCAGCCATCAGGGGTCGTGGATTTTGATATGGTTCCTCCTCCAGAAGGGGAGGGAGAAGTGGTAACTGCGTTACCGGAAGAGAAGATTCGGGATCACAACCGCCGCTTGGAGGAAGGCACGAAGATTCGGAGTGAATATGAGGATACATTCCTGAGTGAGGAAGAGGCCTCTGCATTGGCTCGTTCGGCTGAACTGCCTCCGGAACGGGTGTGGGATATTCTACAGAAGGCAAGGGGCAACAGCCATGAAATCGCAGCCTTCCTGGAGGAATGTTCCGGCGAATTTGGCGAGTGGCCACTCCGGTTGCTGGAGTCGATGAACGAAAAAGACTTGATCGATACCTATCGGCCAACGCTGGACGATCATCTTTTAGGTGCGCTTTCGCAGCGAGGACAATGGACAGAAGAGACATTTGTGAAGTACATCCTGTGCCCGCGGGTTTCCTATGAAATGCTGGTTCCTTATCGATCCGTATTCCTGAATGCTTATTCCGAGCAAGAGGCAGCAGCGTTCAGGGAAGATCCGTTGATGCTTGCTCAACTTTTGGAACAGAGCTATGAATATCATGAGGACCTTCCCAATCTGAAAGGCAAGGGAAACCCGGCAGGTACATACAGCCTGATGAAGGGAGATCCACAGTCGCTGGATATTCTGTTTGTCGCAGTGTGTCGCAGTTTGGGCATTCCGGCCCGATTACATCCGAGTGAGCAGAAACCGCAGTACTTTAGTGGCAAAGGCTGGAAGGATGCAGTATTCAGTCGAGCTTCTTCTCGAAATGAGGATAGCTCAGGCTGGGGAATGCTGCATCTCCTCAATGACTCAGAGGCTCGTGAGGATGCCCCGGCAGCATCCTATGCGGAGAATTTCACGTTCGCACGTCTGGAAGACGGGGTGTACAAAACACTGATTTATCCAGATGGACACTCCGATGTCTATAGTGATCCATTTGAGGTTGAACCGGGAGCTTATCGTTTAACAACCGGCATCCGTTTGAAAGATGGAACGGTAAGAGTCCGCTTCATTTACTGCACCGTTCGGGCTGGAGACACCACAGAGGTAGTCCTGACTTATCGTGAGCCGGAGGTGGACATCCCACTGCTGGGCAAGCTGGCAAACGGCAGTGTGCTGACTCGTATGGATGGTTCTGAGGTGGTACTGGAAGAGCTTCTGGGATCAGAAGGGGCCATTGCTGCCTGGATTGAACCGGAGCGGGAACCAACCAAACATCTGATTCGGGAGCTGTGTGAGCTCGCTGAGCCTCTTAATAAGCTTGGCTTGCCAATCGTGCTGGTGATTGGAGATATGGAGTGGAACGCCTCCTTTGATCCTGTGAGTTATCCGAAGCTGCCGGAACGTACAATTTTTGTACGGGATTCCAGCTATGCGGCTTTGTCAGGGTTCATATCGAAACCTGCTGCTCACGAAGCGGGTTATCCACATCTGTTCGTGCTGGATCATCAGGATCAAATCCGTTATTCAGCCTCCGGATACAGGATTGGTACCGGCAAGGAATCCCTGCAGATTGCTGCTGCGATATCTTTGAGCGGAAGGGAGGAGTGA
- a CDS encoding glycoside hydrolase family 18 protein gives MTKYIAVGYAVDSVLPDMTHEDLLKLTHLNVAFGHVKNDEITTEHLTNGEVVRDIKREYPNLTVLLSVGGWSAGGFSEAASTQAGRDSMAASAVRVLEEYPFDGIDLDWEYPCYGEAGITSGPDDKRNFTLLLKTIRKTLDAKEVKDGRHYLLTIAAGADQYYVDGTEMAEVQQYLDYVQLMTYDMRGGFQILTGHHTNLYTPTGDLFRISTDASVNLFVRAGVPKEKIVIGAAFYSRIWTEVPDRNHGLHQMAGSTGGYGPSFAELEAKYIDKNGYIRYWDEEACAPFLFNGSSLISYDDEESIQCKCNYVKDQGLAGIMFWEYGCDPTHRLLGAIHQGLQDVSVEK, from the coding sequence GTGACAAAATATATCGCTGTGGGTTATGCAGTCGATTCTGTTCTTCCTGATATGACGCATGAGGATCTGTTGAAGTTAACACATCTGAACGTAGCCTTCGGTCATGTCAAGAATGATGAAATCACCACCGAGCATTTAACAAACGGGGAGGTTGTTCGGGATATTAAGCGAGAGTATCCGAATCTGACGGTGCTGCTGTCTGTTGGCGGATGGAGCGCAGGTGGCTTCTCTGAAGCAGCCTCAACCCAGGCGGGGAGGGACAGCATGGCTGCATCGGCGGTTCGGGTGCTGGAGGAATACCCTTTTGACGGAATTGATCTGGACTGGGAGTATCCTTGTTACGGTGAAGCCGGTATCACATCTGGTCCTGATGACAAACGGAATTTCACCTTGCTTCTCAAAACAATCCGGAAAACGCTGGATGCCAAGGAAGTTAAGGATGGCCGTCATTATCTGCTCACCATTGCAGCAGGGGCGGACCAGTACTATGTAGACGGTACAGAGATGGCTGAGGTACAGCAGTATCTGGACTATGTGCAGCTAATGACCTACGATATGCGCGGCGGTTTTCAAATTCTGACCGGACACCATACGAATTTGTATACGCCTACCGGAGATCTGTTCCGGATCAGTACAGATGCTTCCGTGAACCTGTTCGTCCGCGCTGGCGTGCCAAAAGAGAAGATCGTAATTGGCGCAGCGTTCTACTCCCGGATCTGGACTGAGGTTCCCGACCGAAATCACGGACTTCACCAAATGGCTGGCAGCACAGGCGGCTATGGTCCATCATTTGCAGAGCTTGAAGCGAAGTACATCGATAAGAATGGTTACATTCGTTATTGGGATGAAGAAGCGTGTGCACCGTTCCTGTTTAATGGGTCCAGCCTAATCTCTTATGATGATGAAGAATCGATCCAGTGCAAATGTAATTATGTAAAGGATCAAGGCCTGGCCGGAATCATGTTCTGGGAATATGGCTGTGATCCGACCCATCGTCTGCTGGGTGCGATCCATCAAGGGCTTCAAGATGTTTCGGTAGAGAAATAG
- a CDS encoding helix-turn-helix domain-containing protein, whose amino-acid sequence MKWNHFKSKLLLKYTLSYISIFLIPLVILTIIIYHNAVDTLRSEIEQTNVNQLTQAKTVIDDRMKELQDIAFRIAYDEQLTRYWTHHPYYSRESIGALVKYKATSSIIDELFLFFRGDDTIYSSQGSENLDVFTGRYKFNTWNETDMIRDLNNVPFPTIRPAEQVIQGTKIPNSMLAYLVPIAPNNTPAHGTVMFLIHESNLTGLIDSILSDYHGMTYIFDNYGQVLAANYKGETITEQEVKALFALEPGTHSLSLNQEPHSVVSVKSDAGWTYVTAMPSNQFFSRIVHIRTFIVLVFSFMVVMGTFLAIMLARRQYHPISDLMEFIRLKNNPGPSTTSNELEWIKKTLHDYSQRVDLQEPYARNHILLMLLKHGHTGELPSEFTDNLGIRFYRSHYFVMTLSWDMHAFSIADHSEQRTVMQLLNDVELPELSAYAYGVELPQPDQVALIVGFDAEIRHESGLKARMDPIVESLQLMVTKHVGVAPAIGIGNSYSSPLQLNQSYIEASTALEASMLHGQGSSTFFNALSGSGAQDPSFWVPKDVLLKLVQSLKQGSYDVAVQMVSTALNTLKSEMPSVPLLRCICFDILNTMLKTASELDIHHVVNQLPRITSYDSLEDLEKKLTGLAAEICAHVEAKSETEESSLMDEIVAYIDANFSDYDLSLGTISSKFTISSSYFSRSFKEKIGMNFTQYIWQKRMDEVIRLLLHTTDPLKDIITRVGYLDTPNFIRRFKKETGYTPGQYRKMHRPNGSADAPDDDDEECMG is encoded by the coding sequence ATGAAATGGAATCACTTCAAGTCCAAGCTTCTGCTTAAGTACACACTATCCTATATCTCCATTTTCCTAATACCTCTTGTTATATTAACTATCATTATTTATCACAATGCTGTGGACACGCTCCGGTCCGAAATTGAACAGACCAACGTCAATCAGCTGACTCAAGCAAAAACGGTTATTGATGACCGCATGAAGGAATTGCAGGACATCGCATTTCGCATCGCCTACGATGAGCAGCTAACGCGGTATTGGACCCATCATCCCTATTACAGTCGGGAATCAATTGGTGCATTGGTCAAATATAAAGCCACCAGTTCCATTATCGATGAATTATTCCTGTTCTTTCGAGGTGATGATACCATCTACTCGTCCCAGGGCTCTGAGAATCTGGATGTATTCACTGGCCGCTACAAATTTAATACCTGGAACGAGACGGACATGATTCGGGATTTGAATAACGTTCCGTTTCCCACGATACGACCAGCTGAACAAGTCATTCAAGGAACCAAAATACCCAATTCCATGCTGGCCTACCTTGTACCGATTGCGCCTAACAATACGCCCGCCCATGGTACCGTCATGTTCCTGATTCACGAATCCAATCTGACCGGATTGATTGATTCCATTCTCAGCGATTACCACGGGATGACTTATATCTTTGATAATTACGGACAGGTGCTGGCTGCCAATTATAAGGGAGAAACCATTACCGAACAGGAAGTCAAAGCGCTGTTTGCACTTGAGCCCGGAACGCACAGTCTTTCCTTGAATCAAGAACCGCATTCGGTTGTATCTGTCAAGTCAGATGCTGGATGGACTTATGTAACCGCTATGCCCAGCAATCAGTTTTTTAGCCGAATCGTCCATATTCGTACCTTTATTGTTCTGGTTTTTTCCTTCATGGTGGTCATGGGTACTTTCCTCGCTATTATGCTGGCACGCAGACAATATCATCCGATTTCAGACTTAATGGAATTCATTCGGTTAAAAAACAACCCCGGACCTTCCACAACCAGCAACGAGCTGGAGTGGATCAAGAAAACGCTGCATGATTACAGCCAGCGCGTGGACCTACAGGAGCCCTATGCTCGCAATCATATTCTGCTCATGCTGCTGAAGCATGGTCATACCGGTGAGCTTCCATCTGAGTTTACGGACAATCTTGGCATACGTTTTTACCGATCCCATTATTTTGTCATGACCTTGAGCTGGGATATGCACGCTTTCTCCATTGCAGATCATTCCGAACAGCGTACTGTCATGCAGCTGTTAAACGATGTAGAGCTGCCGGAACTGTCAGCTTATGCTTATGGCGTGGAGCTTCCACAACCAGACCAAGTGGCACTCATCGTGGGATTTGATGCCGAAATCAGGCATGAGTCTGGCTTGAAGGCTCGTATGGATCCTATTGTTGAATCACTGCAATTGATGGTGACCAAGCATGTCGGAGTCGCTCCCGCCATCGGGATCGGCAACAGCTACAGCTCTCCATTGCAGCTGAACCAATCCTACATCGAGGCATCAACGGCGCTGGAAGCATCCATGCTGCACGGACAAGGCAGCAGCACCTTTTTCAACGCCCTTTCCGGTTCCGGTGCACAAGACCCCTCTTTCTGGGTCCCCAAAGATGTGCTGCTGAAGCTGGTCCAGAGTTTGAAACAGGGCAGTTATGATGTGGCAGTTCAGATGGTATCAACCGCGCTGAATACCCTGAAATCTGAAATGCCATCTGTACCGCTGCTGCGCTGCATCTGCTTCGATATTCTGAATACAATGCTCAAAACAGCATCGGAGCTTGACATTCACCACGTGGTCAATCAACTTCCAAGGATCACTTCCTATGACTCTCTCGAGGATCTGGAGAAAAAACTGACAGGTCTTGCCGCCGAAATCTGTGCTCATGTTGAGGCGAAGAGCGAGACGGAAGAAAGCTCTCTAATGGATGAAATCGTTGCTTATATTGATGCCAACTTCTCCGATTATGATCTCAGTCTGGGTACGATTTCATCCAAATTCACGATTTCTTCATCGTATTTCAGTCGTTCCTTCAAAGAGAAGATCGGTATGAATTTTACCCAATACATCTGGCAGAAACGGATGGATGAAGTCATTCGGCTGCTGCTTCATACAACTGATCCGTTAAAAGATATCATCACGCGCGTCGGTTATCTGGATACTCCGAACTTCATCCGCAGATTCAAGAAAGAAACGGGTTATACACCCGGTCAGTATCGCAAAATGCATCGTCCCAACGGCTCCGCTGATGCGCCGGATGATGACGACGAGGAATGTATGGGATAA
- a CDS encoding glycoside hydrolase family 43 protein, whose translation MKNYTNPVIPGFYPDPSICRVEEDYYLVTSTFEYFPGVPLFHSKDLVNWRQIGHVLTSAEQLPLAKAGSSGGIYAPTIRYHDGWFYMTTTNVSGGGNFYVRSRQPEGPWSDPFFVAQDGIDPSLFFDDDGRIYFQSACNGNEGEGIYQCEIDILTGNKLTESRFIWGGTGGAAPEAPHLYKIYEFYYLMIAEGGTEYGHMETIARSINPYGPFVPCPHNPILSNRSMKSSIQATGHADLVQAHDGSWWAVCLGIRPASYPLRHHLGRETFLAPVTWTNEGWPLIGHDGIIEPIMTGPELPEVQWSRKEVRDDFNVPSLGLDWIFLRNPAPDSWSLTEHPGHLALRGTPVSLNDGGSPAFVGRRLSHFLCRMAAKLNFDPTYDGDEAGLTVYMNEKYHYDLAIKRINGQKKIIFRRTVGSLRTEEIRDCGTGPAILRIQAQRDIFRFSVEQGETTDVVVGSGETHLLSTEVAGGFTGVIVAMYAHSPSGEGALCLFDWFDYEPLDELMV comes from the coding sequence ATGAAGAACTACACTAATCCCGTGATTCCGGGCTTTTATCCTGATCCCAGTATTTGTCGGGTAGAAGAAGATTATTACCTCGTAACCAGCACGTTTGAGTACTTCCCGGGAGTACCCCTTTTTCACAGCAAAGATCTGGTGAATTGGCGTCAGATCGGCCATGTTCTCACTTCTGCCGAGCAGCTGCCACTCGCCAAGGCGGGCAGCTCAGGCGGAATTTATGCGCCAACGATACGCTATCACGACGGTTGGTTCTACATGACAACAACGAATGTAAGCGGAGGCGGCAATTTCTATGTACGAAGCAGGCAACCTGAAGGCCCTTGGTCCGATCCCTTTTTTGTTGCCCAGGATGGAATAGACCCCTCCCTATTCTTCGATGATGATGGGCGTATATACTTTCAATCAGCCTGTAATGGCAATGAAGGCGAAGGAATATATCAGTGCGAGATCGACATTTTGACGGGCAACAAGCTGACAGAGAGCCGATTCATCTGGGGCGGAACTGGCGGTGCTGCACCCGAGGCCCCTCACCTGTACAAAATATACGAATTCTATTATTTAATGATTGCTGAAGGGGGAACCGAATACGGGCATATGGAAACCATCGCGCGAAGTATTAATCCGTACGGGCCATTTGTTCCCTGCCCTCACAATCCGATCCTGTCGAACCGAAGCATGAAAAGTAGTATTCAGGCCACTGGGCATGCGGATTTGGTGCAAGCACATGACGGGAGCTGGTGGGCGGTATGCCTTGGCATACGTCCCGCTTCTTATCCGTTACGTCACCATCTGGGGCGTGAGACGTTCCTCGCACCAGTCACCTGGACGAACGAAGGATGGCCATTAATCGGTCATGACGGAATTATTGAGCCTATCATGACCGGGCCGGAGCTCCCAGAAGTCCAATGGTCTCGTAAGGAAGTCCGGGATGATTTTAATGTGCCCTCACTTGGCCTGGACTGGATCTTTCTGCGGAATCCGGCTCCTGACAGCTGGTCCCTCACAGAACACCCGGGCCATCTTGCTTTGCGAGGAACCCCCGTGTCTCTCAATGATGGTGGAAGTCCCGCCTTTGTTGGTCGCCGTTTGAGTCATTTTTTATGCCGCATGGCTGCCAAACTCAACTTTGATCCAACATATGATGGTGACGAAGCGGGATTAACTGTTTACATGAATGAGAAATATCATTACGATTTGGCTATAAAGCGGATCAACGGTCAGAAAAAAATAATATTTAGACGAACGGTCGGTTCACTAAGAACAGAGGAAATTCGGGATTGCGGAACCGGACCTGCGATATTACGAATTCAGGCCCAGCGTGATATCTTCAGGTTCTCCGTCGAGCAAGGTGAAACAACCGATGTTGTCGTGGGCTCAGGCGAAACTCACCTGCTCTCAACTGAAGTCGCGGGCGGCTTCACAGGAGTCATCGTTGCCATGTATGCCCATAGTCCATCGGGAGAAGGCGCCCTATGTCTGTTCGATTGGTTTGATTATGAACCGTTGGATGAACTAATGGTTTAA
- a CDS encoding ABC transporter substrate-binding protein, which yields MTKLSRKIPKCSVALALSLSLLAGCSNGNENSESNDGNASNTSPMTLTFFGADSNSNWNKMQDDVGKEITKQTGITLDAEFAVSDPAQKLALIAASGDYPDLISPKGELDKLVDAGAMLDLTDLIDQHAPNIKKLFGDQIKRLRYSNDDPSIYVIPTYSAIDGVNFVAGAGFELQHRAVKEAGYPQIKTLQDYENVIRSYLEKHPTDENGNKNIGMTLNADDWHIQITVTNPAAETTGKSGDGEYYVDPDTYEATYHFRTEGEKEYFQWLNHMYNTGLLDQESFVQKNDQYLAKIASGRVIGLIDADWGYSDGEKALKSAGKNDQTYGHYSVMLSDQYKDNRYQSTGFMAGWGVGITESAKDPVRAIKFLDFLASEEGQVLNYWGVEGKQYTTENGKRVVPADVQERIINDNIAFTKESGVGLYTNIGGHYGDGVKDSTGNYYTKNFPEQITKNYTDAEKETLKAYDATTWMDLFPNEKDFPVKPWGAVWNISVPSEDEINIIANKVKDITWKQIPLAVMSKPEEFDAIWNDYQQKLIDAGVEKMEQGFTKYVQDRVKLWNE from the coding sequence ATGACTAAACTATCGAGAAAGATTCCAAAATGTTCTGTCGCACTTGCACTCTCGTTAAGCTTGCTGGCAGGGTGTAGCAATGGCAATGAAAACTCCGAAAGCAATGATGGAAATGCCAGTAATACTTCGCCGATGACGTTGACCTTTTTCGGAGCAGATTCCAACTCAAACTGGAATAAGATGCAGGATGATGTCGGCAAAGAAATAACCAAACAGACAGGCATTACACTTGATGCTGAATTTGCCGTATCAGACCCCGCTCAAAAACTGGCACTCATTGCGGCAAGCGGCGATTACCCCGATCTGATCAGTCCCAAAGGAGAACTAGACAAATTGGTGGATGCAGGGGCAATGTTGGACCTTACCGATCTGATTGATCAACATGCCCCAAACATCAAAAAGTTGTTCGGTGATCAAATCAAACGACTGCGCTACAGTAACGATGATCCATCCATTTATGTAATACCCACCTACTCAGCCATAGACGGAGTCAACTTCGTGGCAGGAGCGGGCTTTGAGCTTCAGCATCGTGCGGTGAAAGAGGCGGGATATCCACAGATCAAGACACTGCAAGATTATGAAAACGTCATCCGATCGTATCTGGAGAAGCACCCTACCGATGAGAATGGCAACAAAAATATCGGTATGACACTGAACGCGGATGACTGGCATATCCAAATTACCGTGACAAATCCCGCTGCCGAGACTACAGGTAAATCCGGTGACGGGGAGTATTACGTTGATCCGGATACGTATGAAGCTACCTATCATTTCCGCACGGAAGGCGAGAAAGAGTATTTTCAGTGGCTTAACCACATGTATAACACGGGGTTGCTTGATCAGGAATCTTTTGTACAGAAGAACGACCAATATCTTGCCAAAATCGCTTCTGGTCGAGTCATTGGTCTGATTGATGCAGACTGGGGCTACTCCGATGGTGAGAAAGCACTCAAGTCTGCCGGGAAAAATGATCAAACGTATGGACATTATTCGGTCATGCTGTCTGACCAGTACAAAGATAACCGCTACCAGTCCACAGGTTTCATGGCTGGCTGGGGAGTAGGAATAACCGAAAGCGCCAAGGATCCGGTACGAGCTATTAAATTTCTCGATTTCCTTGCATCTGAGGAAGGCCAGGTTCTTAACTATTGGGGCGTAGAAGGCAAGCAGTATACCACGGAGAACGGTAAGCGGGTTGTACCTGCAGATGTGCAGGAGCGCATTATCAACGACAATATCGCCTTTACCAAAGAATCCGGGGTGGGTCTCTATACTAACATTGGTGGTCATTATGGGGATGGTGTCAAAGACTCCACCGGAAATTATTACACCAAGAACTTCCCGGAACAGATCACTAAGAATTACACGGATGCAGAGAAAGAGACCCTCAAAGCTTATGATGCAACGACCTGGATGGATCTGTTTCCGAACGAGAAGGATTTCCCGGTAAAACCATGGGGAGCGGTATGGAACATCTCCGTACCAAGTGAAGATGAAATCAACATCATAGCCAATAAGGTGAAGGATATTACTTGGAAGCAGATTCCACTGGCTGTTATGTCCAAACCGGAAGAATTCGATGCCATCTGGAATGACTATCAGCAGAAGCTCATTGATGCAGGTGTCGAAAAAATGGAACAGGGATTCACCAAATACGTCCAGGATCGTGTTAAACTCTGGAATGAATAG